In Thermoanaerobacterium xylanolyticum LX-11, the genomic window ACCTTCTACATTGTTTTTATTTGCCACCAAAGATACAAGGTACTGCAGTGAATCTAACGTCTCCCCTCTGTACCCTATCAGCAGTCCAACACCTTTTCCCTTTAAATTCACCAATATTGTATTATCCTTTTCGCTAATATCGTATGCAACATCTATGCCCATAAAATTTATCAAGCCATCTAAAAACCTTTTGATATTTTCCTTGAAGACATCTTTGACTATTATCTTCACTATTGCCTGTTTACCTAATAAGCCCAGAAATCCTTTACTGCCTTCGTCTATTACTTCTACATCTACCAAATCCCTCGTTATACCTAACTCTGAAAGTCCAGCATTTAAAGCCTCATCAACTGTCTTTCCTGTTTTTATTATTTCCCTCATTTGAAGACTCTCCCTTCATTGGTTCGGTAGGTCTTAAAAAGATGTACTGCTGCACTATCTGAAAGATATTGCTGGTAACCCAGTATATTCCTACACCAGCAGGTAGAGAAACAGTTATCCAAATCATAAAAGCAGACATAATTAGATTCATTGACTTCTGATTATTGTCTGTCTGAATCATCGCAGAGGAAATATACGTAGTAACACCCGACAATATCGGCAATATAAAATAAGGATCTTTTTCAGCTAAACTCTTAAGCCATAAAAATGAAGCCGTGCTAAACGCAGGATAACTTCTAAGCATGGCAAAAAGCGGCCAAAGTATTATAAGAGGAAGCAACATCGGCAAACAACCACTCATAGGATTTACGTTCTTTTCTTTATATAGTTTCATCATCTCTTCATTCATCTTTTGGGGATCTTTTGCGTACTTTTTCTTGATCTCTTCAACTAAAGGGCTAATTTCTTTCATCTTTCTCATTGTTCCCATCTGTTGGACATAAAAAGGTAAAAGAATAACCCTTATGAGAATCGTAAATATGATTATAGCAACACCATAATTTCCAACAAAATCGTATATAAATTTCAATAATTGGCCAAGGTACATACCAATTGATGCCATTTTAAACCTCCTAGCTATTTTACAGGATCGTATCCACCCGGATTAAACGGATTACACCTCAATATCCTCCACAGAGCCATCATTCCACCCTTCAAAATGCCATACTTCATAATAGCGTCAATAGCGTATTGAGAACACGTAGGGTAAAACCTACAGGATTTTGGCTTCATGGGAGATATGAATTTTTGGTAAAACTTTATTAAATATAT contains:
- the jag gene encoding RNA-binding cell elongation regulator Jag/EloR, producing the protein MREIIKTGKTVDEALNAGLSELGITRDLVDVEVIDEGSKGFLGLLGKQAIVKIIVKDVFKENIKRFLDGLINFMGIDVAYDISEKDNTILVNLKGKGVGLLIGYRGETLDSLQYLVSLVANKNNVEGIHKKVLLDAENYREKREKILINLANKIARKVKQENRSITLEPMNANERRIIHLALQDDPDIETFSEGDEPNRRVTISLK
- a CDS encoding YidC/Oxa1 family membrane protein insertase, with product MASIGMYLGQLLKFIYDFVGNYGVAIIIFTILIRVILLPFYVQQMGTMRKMKEISPLVEEIKKKYAKDPQKMNEEMMKLYKEKNVNPMSGCLPMLLPLIILWPLFAMLRSYPAFSTASFLWLKSLAEKDPYFILPILSGVTTYISSAMIQTDNNQKSMNLIMSAFMIWITVSLPAGVGIYWVTSNIFQIVQQYIFLRPTEPMKGESSNEGNNKNRKDS
- the yidD gene encoding membrane protein insertion efficiency factor YidD yields the protein MKYIFIYLIKFYQKFISPMKPKSCRFYPTCSQYAIDAIMKYGILKGGMMALWRILRCNPFNPGGYDPVK